Genomic segment of Clostridium sp. Marseille-P299:
AAACTTTTAACAATCACAAATGAGAGAAATCGATAATTAATAAAGTTGAGTTAGAGAAGTTCATTTTAAAAATTGGTTTTATAGAAAATCAATTTTTAGATTTACTTCTCTTTTTCATAGAGCAATACTAAATGGAAAAATATTTCATTGATTTAGAACATAATACATAAGAGAATCTTTGCTACTAATTAATAAATTATTTTTCTTTAGAGAAAAAAGAGTAGTTTTGAGACATAAAAAGTAGTGAGACAAAAGGAGTAATGAGATAAAAAGAGTATTGAAAAAAAGAGCAGTGGAATAAAAAAGAGTAGTGAAACAAGTAGAAATCACTTGTTGCGCTACTCTTTTTTATTCTATCATTCAAATGGAAAATAAAATTCAAATATTATTCAACCGTTGGTAAACTATCAATGAATTTTTCAAAATCTTCAAATGATCCATATTTATGTTCATCAAATGGTAAGTTATTTGCATTAAGAAGACAATCGGTGATTAAATATGTGTCAATTCCTAATTCTTTTACGCACATATCTTCTGTTACGTCATTACCAACCATTAAACATTCTTCAGGTGATTTTCCAATTGTTTTTAATATTTCAGTATAATAACCTAAATTAGGCTTACAGTAAGAGGAATTATCATAAGTGGTGATATGAACAAAATCGTTTGGATTTAACCCAGCCCAAGCAATACGAGAAAGAGTAGCAACAGGAGGGAATAATGGGTTTGTTGCAACAACGATTGTATAATTTTTATCTTTTAATTTTTTTATGCATCTAGCTGCATACTCAGAAGTTTTACAGGCATTCTTTGCTTCTTGAAAGCCAGTTTCATAAAAATTATAAAAATCTGGTTCCATTTCTAATACATTAACATTCATATTTTCTTGAAAGGATTTCCAAAATCTTTTTTCATTTGTTGTACTGCCATCATTGGCAAGCATTGCATTTGTCCCTATAGTCATTGCGTTTAGTAGAGCATCTTTTGCAAGGCCTTTTGGTGCAAAATGCATTATTAAATTCTTGAAATATAATTTAATAAAAGCTTCTTGATCCATAGGAAGTAATGTACCATCTAAGTCAAACATTATTGTATTCATCGGTATCTCCTTTAGTTTCAAATCTTATATTTTGTATTTCTATACATTATTTGCATCTGTATTCATAGTTTGTAATACAGGATTAGCTTATATTATACGGGAGCATAATAAAAACTTCAATGCAGTTTTGGTATAATTATACTATAAATTGATAGGAATGTCTTGTATGTAAATAGATTCACTAATATTTCACTAAATTTACACAATTAGCACATTAATTTTACACAAATTTTATTTATCTTTAATATAGCGGTTTGCGAGTTAGAGATAAAGGAGGATGTGTCTTGAATGAATTAAAGCTACGTCACGAAACGAAGCACGATATACGTTATAGTGAATATTTAGCCATACGAAGCCGATTACAAGCTATCGCTGAG
This window contains:
- a CDS encoding HAD family hydrolase, producing the protein MNTIMFDLDGTLLPMDQEAFIKLYFKNLIMHFAPKGLAKDALLNAMTIGTNAMLANDGSTTNEKRFWKSFQENMNVNVLEMEPDFYNFYETGFQEAKNACKTSEYAARCIKKLKDKNYTIVVATNPLFPPVATLSRIAWAGLNPNDFVHITTYDNSSYCKPNLGYYTEILKTIGKSPEECLMVGNDVTEDMCVKELGIDTYLITDCLLNANNLPFDEHKYGSFEDFEKFIDSLPTVE